The Flavobacterium sp. 1 genome contains the following window.
AAATGGAGATTATGCGCCTCATTTACATTTTCAAATTATAAAAAATATTAATGCTAATTTGGGGGACTATCCAGGAGTCTGCAGTAAAAGCAAATTAGCTTATTATTTAGAAAACTGCCCTAATCCAAACTTGTTATTGAAGATTTACTAAAAATCTGATAGAATCGAAATTGTCAAAACTAAAAGCTTACTTCTATTCCATTAAGCTAGTTTCTCAAACTATTTCTATAGGCTTGATGAAACAAATCGAACTACATCATATTTTAAACAATATCTACATAAAACTATAAGTGTGAATCATGTAACTGCTGATAAAAATTATGCAGCATTGTGTGACTAATTGTTGACGAACTTTAACAATTAAAAAAAATCACAAATATGAAAAAATTATTTTTTTTGTGTACATGCTTGGCATTTACATACATAACCAGCGCAGTTAACACCTCAAGACATAATGTGGATCTTAGAAATTATCTTAATAAAACTGATATTATGTTTTATGAATCTGAAGATTTGAACGATTCTCTTTCTGAAAAAAAAGATTCAGATAATGACGGTGTTGCAGATAAAAATGATAAATGTCCAGACACACCAGCTGGAGTACAAGTTGACAAAACAGGCTGTCCGCTTGATAAAGACTTAGATGGTGTTGCCGATTATTTAGATGAATGTGCAGATACTGCCGGTTCACTAGAATTAAAAGGCTGTCCGGATATTGATAAAGATGGTGTTGCCGATGCAAAAGACCGCTGTCCTGATTTTGCCGGTTCATCTGAATTAAAGGGCTGTCCCGATGTTGATAAAGACGGTGTACCAGATGTCGATGATAAATGTGTTAATACAACTCTTGGTCTCAAAGTTAATGCATCTGGATGCCCGATGGACAATGATAATGACGGTGTGGCTAATGAAGTGGATCTTTGTCCTGATGCCACAGGCCCCTTAGCACTAAAAGGCTGCCCTGATACTGATGGTGATGGTGTTACCGATAATAATGACCGCTGTCCTACCGAAAAAGGGAATATTACTGACAAGGGCTGTCCTAAAATTGCTCCAGTAGATGTCAAAAAAATTGCTGATATCGGAGGGAAAATCTTCTTTGAAAATGCCAGTGCCGAACTAAAAACATCTTCTTTTGTTCAGCTGGATTATTTGGTCGAAATATTAAAACGTTATAATGCAACCATTCTGCAAATCGGCGGGCATACTGATAATGTAGGCGGTGATGCTT
Protein-coding sequences here:
- a CDS encoding OmpA family protein → MKKLFFLCTCLAFTYITSAVNTSRHNVDLRNYLNKTDIMFYESEDLNDSLSEKKDSDNDGVADKNDKCPDTPAGVQVDKTGCPLDKDLDGVADYLDECADTAGSLELKGCPDIDKDGVADAKDRCPDFAGSSELKGCPDVDKDGVPDVDDKCVNTTLGLKVNASGCPMDNDNDGVANEVDLCPDATGPLALKGCPDTDGDGVTDNNDRCPTEKGNITDKGCPKIAPVDVKKIADIGGKIFFENASAELKTSSFVQLDYLVEILKRYNATILQIGGHTDNVGGDAYNIDLSKQRAESVKTYLISKGIPDSRLTALGFGDGKPIASNTTSSGRSKNRRVELITSY